Below is a window of Streptomyces qaidamensis DNA.
TAGCCGCTCCAGCCGTTGGCTATGTCGCCGCTGGCGAAGGAGAGCCGCCCGCTGGTGAAGGTGACCTCCGGGTAGAGCGTGGTGAGCTGCCGCGGCTTGCGGAACGCCCAGCCGCCGCGCGCGTAGGGGTCGCGGCCCCAGTCGTGGGCCTTGACGCCGATGACGTCCAATTTCACGCCGAGCTGCTGCACGGCCTTCTTCACCTGGGCGGCGTTCGTCGGATCGAGCCCGGGATCGGTGCTGAAGGCGACGTAGAGCATGCCTTCGGAGGTTTCCTTGAACGGCAGCAGCATGGGGATCGGCGAGCCGCCCTCGGCGCCCTGGCCGTAGACGCGGCCGGCTCCCTTTCGGGCGTGGATCCACAGCTTGACCGCGTTCTTCACGGCGATGCCCTGGCTCGTCGCGGTGGTGAGCGCCGGGGGCAGGGACGGGCTGAACTTGACCGTGCTCAGGGCGTTGACCGGCATCGCGACCACGACCGCGGTGGCGTTGTAGACGGTGCCGGAGGTGGTGGTGACGTACACCAGGGATCCGGTGTCGTTCACCGAGGCGACCGGCGAGCTGAGCTTGATCGTCGGTTTGGCCTCGTTGACCATCGCCTGGAGCAGCGCCTGGGTGCCCTTGGCGATGCGCCAGCGCATGGTGTCGTTCCAGCCCGCGTTGGTGTGGCCGGCCAGGGCCCACCAGTGGGCGAACATCGTGAAGGCGCCGGCCGTGCTCGCGCCGCCGGCGTAGACCGCCGTCTGCCCGTTGACGAGGAGTTCCTCCTCGGGCGTGAGGGCGAGCTGGGTCAGGCGGTCGCGCAGCGTCAGCTTGTCCAGGCTCTGCAGCAGGTCGGCCCGGTGCAGGGGCTGGAACGGCTTCTCGAAGTACGTCCGCGTGCCATCGAACATGCGCTCGAATACGGTGCCCATCCGGCCGAACCCGTCCTCGGGCGTGAACTGCCGCGGGCCGTTCGGCGTCGGCAGCCACGTGGTCGAGATCGGCTCGTCCTCCTCCAGCGCCAGCTTGTAGCGCGTGAGTTCGGCGCCGAGGTAGGGCTGGGTCGGCTCGACCCAGGTGCCGCCCCGCTCGATCAACTGGCCGCCGTAGGTGTCCGTCCAGGTGCGGCCGCCGATGCGGTCGCGGGCCTCCAGGACGAGCACCCGCTTGCCGCGGGCGCGCAGTTCGCGGGCCGCGGTGATGCCGGCGAAACCCGCGCCGATGACGATGACGTCCCAGTCCGCCGCGGCGCCGCCGGTGGCGGCGGAGGCCGCCGGGGCGACCGGGGCGAGGGCGGCTGTCGCGACGGCGGCCGCCCCGGCCGCCTTGAGCAGGGTGCGGCGCGTCGGCCGCCGCCCGCTGATGGGTCCGGTGGTGTGCATGGTGCTGTGTGTCCCCCGTGTACTCGGTGCGGGCCCGCCGTGCGGAACCGGCATGTCACTCATGGGCCAGGTGCTTTCAGTTGTGCGTGCGGCGGCGCTCGCGCCGGTCAGCTCGCCTGGCCGAACGGGTCGTCGATGGCGTAGCGCCACACCCCGTCCTCGCCCCGGGTCAGCACGTCCACCCCGACGCCGGCCAGGTGTTCGGTGGTGCCGTCGGCGCCGGTGATGTCGATCGTCCAGTCGACGATCATCAGCGCGGTCTCGCCGGTCGCGAACACCTGGCGGGGCTTGGCCGCCATCCGCGGCCGGGCCTGAAGGAATTCCCGCTGGTACTTCCGGCGTTCGTCACCGGTGAGCGGCTTGCCCGGTTCCCAGACGGCGACCGCGTCGGCGGTGTAGAACTTCTCGACCGTCTCGAAGTCGCCGGCGTTGACGGCCTCGACATAGCGGGCGGTGTGGTTTTCCAGTTCCGCGACGAGCTCGGACATGGCGGAAATCAACCTGCCTTCTTGGCTGGAGAGACGTTTGAGGGGAACGTTCAGGAGAAAGGAACGTTCCATGCGGGTGTCTGCACGACCAGTGCGGGTGCTCGTGCATTCCGTGGCCGACACTATTCGGGCCGGTTCAACGTTCCAGCCACGCTGCGGTAATGCCGTGGTCTCCGCCGGGCAGGGCGCGACATGACAATGCCGCCGGGCGACTGGATGGAGTCGCCCGGCGGCAGGTGGTCCGGTGAGCGGGGGAGTGCGGGAGCGGCCTCAGGCCTGGCGCACCCGGCCGTCCCAGCGCCAGGCGCCGCGGCGGGGCAGCCCGGGCAGTGTGCTGCGTCCCGTGCACCACAGCAGGGTGTCGGCGGGGGAGTGGCCGGTGGGCGCGTCGGGGAACAGCCGCTCGACCACGGGCGCCGCCAGGGCGTCCGAGGGCGTGTAGTCCACGCCTACCGCCTGCGCGATGTCCCGCCCGTGGACGACGAGTTCGAGCACGCCCATCGCGGCGAAGCCGGCCGCGTCGGAGTGCCCGTACGGGTGCCAGGCGCGGACCTCCGGCGGAGTGTCGCGGACGGTGCCGGCGAGCAGGGCGCCGGCGATCCGAATGCCCTCAAGGGCGGCCGGCACCGGAGCGTGACCGTCGATCGAGGAGAACAGGGTGATGTAGCGGTCGGTGGGGCGGGCGATCAGCAGGCCGGCGTAGCCCACGACCCCGAGCGCGATGTGCGACAGGGTTTCACGACAGCTCCAGTCCAGATCACCCGCCTTTCCGCGCCAGTTCTGATCGGCTCCCTTTTCCAGTGCGGAGGTGGTGTCCTCGGCCGCAGTCCGTACGAGTTCGGGCCATGAAAGAGTCATGCTGGGATGTTCCCACACGGGCCGCTCCGAGCACCGCCCGACCATTTCCCGGTCAGTGCCCGGTAATTGCCCGGTAATGGTGCGTCAAGTCCCCTGTTCTTTTCCGGTGGTGTGGGGGTGATGACCGGGCGATGGGTGTGCTCTTACTCATTTCTCCGACCCCTTCAGTAAGGTTTCGAACTGCCGGGGAGCGTTGGGTTCTCGCGCCTCTCGACCGGCAGTAGGAATCACAATCGAGGAGCCGGAAATGGCCACGAACGACGACCTGGCAGCCGTACTGGAAGCCGTGGACAGCATCGTCCCGACCCTGCGCGAGAACGGCCGCGCCGCCGAGGACCGCGGCTGGCTGCTGGACGAGAGCATCGAACTCCTGGAGAAGGCCGGGGTGTTCCGCATGGCCGTGCCGCGCCGGTTCGGCGGGCTCGACCTGCCGCTCGCCGACCAGGCCCGGGTCATCACCGAGATCGGCCGCGGCTGCCCGGCCGCCGCCTGGGTGACGATGGTGTGGGTGACGAGCACCTGGACGGCGACGCTCTACCCCGACCGGGCCCAGGAGGAGGTCTTCGCGTCCGGCTCCGTCAAGATCTCCAGCGCGTTCGCGCCGACCGGTGTCGCCGTCCCCACCGAGGGCGGCTACCTCCTCAACGGCACCTGGAAGTTCAACACCGGCTGCAAGGGCGCCGACTGGGACTTCACCGCCGCGATGGTGCGCAACCCGGACGGCACCGAGGGCGAGATCATGGCCCTCGTCCCCATGTCCGACCTCAAGATCGTCGACGACTGGGACGTCTCGGCCGGGGCCGCCACCGGCAGTGCCACCGCGGTCGCCGAGGACGTCTTCGTGCCGGCCCACCACGCCGTGTCCTTCGAGGAGGTCATGGTCAGCGCCACCGGCGACCGCTCCAACACGGGCGCCACCGGCCGCAACTACGGCCTGCTCAGCTTCGTCATGGCCGAGTGCGCCGCCGTGTTCATCGGCATCGCCCGCGGCGCCTACGAACTGTTCCTGGAGCGCCTCCCCGGCCGCGGCATCACCTACACCGACTGGACCGACCAGAAGCTGCACCCGCTCACCCAGATCCAGGTCGCCACGGCCGCCAACAAGATCGACGCCGCCGAGGCGCTGTCGGCCCGCTGGCTCACCCTCCTCCAGGAGCGCGCCGACGCCGGCGAGCAGCCCACCGACGAGGAGAAGGCGATCGTGCGCGGCCAGACCGGCTTCGCCGCCCAACTGGCCAAGGAAGCCGTGGAGATCCTCCACAACGCCAGCGGCGGCTCCGTCATCCGGCGCGACGTCCACCTGCAGCGCTTCCACCGCGATATCCAGGGCTTCTCGCTGCACGCCCTCGCCAACGCCGACGTCAACCTCGAACTCCAGGGCCGCGTCCTGGTCGGCCTGGAGCCCGGCACCGTCTTCCTCTGAGTCGACGCCCCGGACCGTCCCGTTTCACCGGCGCGCCCCGCGTGCCGGACCGTACAGCACACCACTTCGTACTGGAGGAACACATTCATGGGTGACAACCACACCTCGGTGTCGGTGCTCGGCCTCGGCCTGATGGGGCAGGCCCTGGCCGCCGCCTTCCTGAAGGCGGGCCACGCCACCACCGTGTGGAACCGTTCGGCGGACAAGGCCGACGGCCTCGTCAAGGACGGCGCGGTCCTCGCCGCGAACCCCGCCGACGCCGTCGCCGCGAGCGACCTCGTGGTCGTGTGCGTGTCGACGTACGACGTGGTGCACGACGTCATCGGCTCGCTCGGCGACGCCCTGCGCGGCAAGACCGTCGTCAACCTGACCACCGGCTCCTCCGAGCAGGCCCGGCAGACCGCCGAGTGGGCGGAGAAGAACGGCGCCAAGTACCTCGACGGCGCCATCATGATCACCCCGCCCGGCATCGGCGCCGCCACCTCCGTCCTCTTCTACGCCGGTGACCAGGCCGTCTTCGACGCGCACGAGCCCGTGCTGAAGCTCCTCGGCGGCGGCACCACCTACCTCGGCACCGACCACGGCAAGCCCGCCCTGTTCGACGTGTCGCTGCTCGGCCTGATGTGGGGCGCCCTCAACAGCTTCCTGCACGGTGTGGCCATCGTGGAGACCGGCGGCGTCAAGGCGCAGGAGTTCCTGCCGTGGGCGCACATGTGGCTCGACGCCATCAAGATGTTCACGGCCGACTACGCCGCGCAGATCGACGCCGGCGACGAGAAGTTCCCGGCCAACGACGCCACCCTGGAGACGCACCTGGGCGCGCTCAAGCACCTCGTCGAGGAGTCCGAGGCGCTCGGCGTCGACACCGAACTGCCCAAGTACTCCGAGGCGCTGATGGAGGGCATCATCGCCCAGGGCCACGCCAAGAACAGCTACGCCAGCGTCGTGAAGGCGTACCGCCGCCCGAACCAGTGAGCACCGGGCCCGGTATTCGCTTCACCCCCTGACGAAGGGGCCGGTTCCGAATCCCCCGTCGGAACCGGCCCCTTCCCCGTGCCCGCACACCGGCGCACCCGAATCGGAAGCGCCTTTTCACCGTCGTTTCCGCCCGTCGTTTCCGCCCGTCGATTCCGTGCGGTTTCCGACCCGCAATTCCCGCTCTTCGCGAAAGGTGTGTTCCATGACCGAGAACGGCGACAGCACGACCCCTCGCGCCCACGGACGCGTCACCAGAAGAACGCTGCTGAAGGCGGCGGGCGCCACCGCGCTCACCGCCGGCGCCGTCGCCGCGACGGCGTCCCCCGCCGCGGCCGACGACAAGCCCTACGACGCCATCGTCGTAGGCGCCGGATACGCGGGCGGCACCGTCGCCCGCGAGCTGGGCGCCCGCGGTATGCGGGTCCTGGTCCTGGAGGCCCGCGGCCGGATCGGCGGCCGCATCGAGCCGGGCACGCTGGCCGGGCACCACGTCGAACTGGGCGGCGGCTGGTTCGGCCCCGGCCAGGACCTCGTGGCCCGCGAACTGAAGCGCTACTCGCTGACCACCACCGAGGACGTGCACGCCACCCGCATGGTGATGCCCGGCCCGAACGGTTACGCCAGCCACTCCCCGCAGGAGGCCGGCGCCCGGCTCAACAGCCTGTTCGCGGACTTCTACGCCGGGTCCGAGCAGTACTTCGAGCGGCCCTACGAGCCGCTGCACCGCAAGGACCTGCTGGCGTCCGTGGACCGCCTCTCGCTCGCCGACCGCATCGCACAGCTCCAGCTGACCGGCGTCGACCACGACTGGGTGAGCGGCGCCACCTCGGTCTTCGCCGGCGGCAACAAGACCGGCTCCCTGACCGGCCTCGCCCAGTGGTACCAGCTCGCCGGCGGCACCTACGACAAGTTCCTCTCGGTGATGAGCGAGCTGCCGCAGGGCGGCATGATCTCCATCCTGGAGCGGATGCTGCGCGAGTCCGGCGCGACCGTCAGCCTCAACTCGCCGGTCACGGCGATCCGCGAGCGCGGCGGCCTCACCCACGTCGAGGTCCGCGGCGGCCGGGTGCACAAGGCGCCGGTCGTGGTGCTCGCCACGCCCGTCAACATGTGGTCGACGCTCACCTTCGAGCCGGGCCTGCCCAAGGTGTACACCGACGCCGCCCGCGAGGGCCTCGGCGTCCCGCACGCCACCAAGCTGTGGCTGCGGGTGAAGGGCACCTCCGAGGCGGTCTCGGCCCAGGCCCCGGAGGGCGCCCCCATCCTGCTGCTCATCCCGCAGAAGCAGCTGCCCGACGGCCGCATCTTCGTGGCCTTCACCGGACCCGCCCTCGACGTGTCCGACCCGCAGGCGGTGCGCGCCGCGGTGCGCGGGCTGCTGCCGGAGGCCAGGGTCGCCGAGTACCGGGCGAAGGAATGGCACAAGGACCCGT
It encodes the following:
- a CDS encoding acyl-CoA dehydrogenase family protein, giving the protein MATNDDLAAVLEAVDSIVPTLRENGRAAEDRGWLLDESIELLEKAGVFRMAVPRRFGGLDLPLADQARVITEIGRGCPAAAWVTMVWVTSTWTATLYPDRAQEEVFASGSVKISSAFAPTGVAVPTEGGYLLNGTWKFNTGCKGADWDFTAAMVRNPDGTEGEIMALVPMSDLKIVDDWDVSAGAATGSATAVAEDVFVPAHHAVSFEEVMVSATGDRSNTGATGRNYGLLSFVMAECAAVFIGIARGAYELFLERLPGRGITYTDWTDQKLHPLTQIQVATAANKIDAAEALSARWLTLLQERADAGEQPTDEEKAIVRGQTGFAAQLAKEAVEILHNASGGSVIRRDVHLQRFHRDIQGFSLHALANADVNLELQGRVLVGLEPGTVFL
- a CDS encoding YybH family protein, with the protein product MSELVAELENHTARYVEAVNAGDFETVEKFYTADAVAVWEPGKPLTGDERRKYQREFLQARPRMAAKPRQVFATGETALMIVDWTIDITGADGTTEHLAGVGVDVLTRGEDGVWRYAIDDPFGQAS
- a CDS encoding NAD(P)-dependent oxidoreductase, yielding MGDNHTSVSVLGLGLMGQALAAAFLKAGHATTVWNRSADKADGLVKDGAVLAANPADAVAASDLVVVCVSTYDVVHDVIGSLGDALRGKTVVNLTTGSSEQARQTAEWAEKNGAKYLDGAIMITPPGIGAATSVLFYAGDQAVFDAHEPVLKLLGGGTTYLGTDHGKPALFDVSLLGLMWGALNSFLHGVAIVETGGVKAQEFLPWAHMWLDAIKMFTADYAAQIDAGDEKFPANDATLETHLGALKHLVEESEALGVDTELPKYSEALMEGIIAQGHAKNSYASVVKAYRRPNQ
- a CDS encoding flavin monoamine oxidase family protein encodes the protein MHTTGPISGRRPTRRTLLKAAGAAAVATAALAPVAPAASAATGGAAADWDVIVIGAGFAGITAARELRARGKRVLVLEARDRIGGRTWTDTYGGQLIERGGTWVEPTQPYLGAELTRYKLALEEDEPISTTWLPTPNGPRQFTPEDGFGRMGTVFERMFDGTRTYFEKPFQPLHRADLLQSLDKLTLRDRLTQLALTPEEELLVNGQTAVYAGGASTAGAFTMFAHWWALAGHTNAGWNDTMRWRIAKGTQALLQAMVNEAKPTIKLSSPVASVNDTGSLVYVTTTSGTVYNATAVVVAMPVNALSTVKFSPSLPPALTTATSQGIAVKNAVKLWIHARKGAGRVYGQGAEGGSPIPMLLPFKETSEGMLYVAFSTDPGLDPTNAAQVKKAVQQLGVKLDVIGVKAHDWGRDPYARGGWAFRKPRQLTTLYPEVTFTSGRLSFASGDIANGWSGYIDGAIESGLRAARQAAGEE
- a CDS encoding maleylpyruvate isomerase N-terminal domain-containing protein; the protein is MTLSWPELVRTAAEDTTSALEKGADQNWRGKAGDLDWSCRETLSHIALGVVGYAGLLIARPTDRYITLFSSIDGHAPVPAALEGIRIAGALLAGTVRDTPPEVRAWHPYGHSDAAGFAAMGVLELVVHGRDIAQAVGVDYTPSDALAAPVVERLFPDAPTGHSPADTLLWCTGRSTLPGLPRRGAWRWDGRVRQA
- a CDS encoding flavin monoamine oxidase family protein, with the translated sequence MTENGDSTTPRAHGRVTRRTLLKAAGATALTAGAVAATASPAAADDKPYDAIVVGAGYAGGTVARELGARGMRVLVLEARGRIGGRIEPGTLAGHHVELGGGWFGPGQDLVARELKRYSLTTTEDVHATRMVMPGPNGYASHSPQEAGARLNSLFADFYAGSEQYFERPYEPLHRKDLLASVDRLSLADRIAQLQLTGVDHDWVSGATSVFAGGNKTGSLTGLAQWYQLAGGTYDKFLSVMSELPQGGMISILERMLRESGATVSLNSPVTAIRERGGLTHVEVRGGRVHKAPVVVLATPVNMWSTLTFEPGLPKVYTDAAREGLGVPHATKLWLRVKGTSEAVSAQAPEGAPILLLIPQKQLPDGRIFVAFTGPALDVSDPQAVRAAVRGLLPEARVAEYRAKEWHKDPYARGGWGLRRPGQLLRQLPDIQQPFGRIVFAGGDIASGWNGAFVEGALESGFRAADQAATLAG